A window of Costertonia aggregata contains these coding sequences:
- a CDS encoding CBS domain-containing protein: protein MGIKSFQGPRAKTVNKKEYNAPILVSDYMTKKLVTFSPDQSILEVMEAFAKHKISGGPVMDDNGFLVGIISEADCMKTISESRYFNQPILDKNVERFMTKEVETIPDDMSIFDAAGIFDKHNRRRLPVMKNGLLVGQISRKDIVVAALKLSGQNW from the coding sequence ATGGGAATTAAGAGTTTTCAAGGCCCCAGAGCCAAAACAGTGAATAAGAAAGAATACAATGCACCCATTCTGGTATCCGATTATATGACCAAAAAATTGGTGACGTTTAGCCCGGACCAATCTATTTTGGAGGTCATGGAAGCTTTTGCCAAACATAAAATATCGGGTGGGCCGGTTATGGACGATAATGGCTTTTTGGTAGGTATCATTTCCGAGGCGGATTGTATGAAAACCATTTCCGAAAGCCGCTATTTTAATCAACCTATACTGGACAAGAACGTGGAGCGTTTTATGACCAAAGAAGTAGAGACCATTCCTGATGATATGAGCATTTTTGATGCTGCGGGTATTTTCGACAAGCACAACAGGCGCAGGTTACCGGTAATGAAAAACGGACTCCTGGTAGGGCAGATAAGCAGAAAGGATATCGTAGTTGCGGCTTTAAAGCTGAGCGGGCAGAATTGGTAG